A stretch of DNA from Rhodothermales bacterium:
GGCATGATCGGCCTCCGGACCAATCATTTCGAAGTCCGGTTCGGCCGCGACCGGAACCTGTGGGGCACGGGCACATCCTCCACCATGCTGTCCGACTTCCCGACCGCATACGACCAGGTCCAGATCCGGACGAGCGTATGGCGTCTGCAGTATACCAACCTGTTTGCGGCCCTGGCAGTGACGGGCGCCGGTACACCCACTGGATTCCGCCCGCGCAAATACTCGGCCATGCATCGCCTGGCCATCCGGATTACGGACCGGATTGAAGTCGGTCTGTTCGAGACCGTCGTCTTCGCCACCGACTCCCTGGGCACGCGCGACCGGTTCGACTTGGCCTACGCCAATCCCATCATCCTGTACCGGGCCGCCGAGCGCGACCGGGGGTCACCGGACAATGTGCTCATTGGCCTGTCGGGCTCCTGGCGGCCGGTGGACAACGTGCGCCTGTACGGGGAGTTCATGCTGGATGAATTCGCCAGCTCGTTCTTCGGAGAGGAATGGTGGGCCAACAAGTGGGCCTGGATGACCGGCGTCCACGTGACGAACCTGCCGTTGGAACGACTGGACCTGCGGGCCGAAGTGGCACGCATCCGCCCCTTCATGTATGCCCATAAGGGGGACTACAACGCGTTCACCCATTTCGGGGATGGCCTCGGGCATCCCGCGGGCGCCAACGCCATCGAATTCGACCTGCGTGCGCACTACACGGCTACGGCGCGGCTCGCCCTGTCGGGCTCAGCGCGCCTGCACCGCCAGGGCATGGACCTGCCCGGCGAGAACATGGGCGCCGACCCCACCCGCAGCTACCAGACCCGCTTGCGCGACTTCGGCCACACCTTTCTGCAAGGCGACCTTGCGGAAACGATGGACCTCCAGGGCTCGGCGCACTGGAATGTCTGGTCGGATCTGGTCCTGGATGCAGGCGTTCGGGTCTACCGTACATCGCGTGAAAGCACCGGCAGTGCCACCTGGCTGCTGCCTGAAGTCGCCGTGCGCTGGGGCATCCCGCTGAATCATCGCATCCATTGAATTATTGAAATGAAAAAAGCTCTCATTACAGGCGTCACCGGACAGGACGGCGCGTATCTTGCCGAACTGCTCCTCGAAAAGGGCTACGAGGTCCATGGCGTCAAGCGGCGATCCAGCTCATTCAACACGGGGCGCATCGATCATCTCTACCAGGATCCCCACAACCCGGATCAGCGGTTCATCCTGCATTACGGCGACCTGACCGACTCGACGAACATCATCCGGATTGTCCAGGAAGTCCAACCCGACGAAATCTACAACCTGGGGGCCCAGAGCCACGTCCAGGTCAGCTTCGAGACCCCCGAGTACACGGCCAACTCCGACGCGGTCGGCGTGCTTCGCATATTGGAAGCCATCCGGATCCTCGGCCTCCAGGAAAAGACCCGGTTCTACCAGGCCTCCACGTCCGAGCTGTTCGGACTCGTCCAGGAAGTGCCGCAGAAGGAAACCACGCCGTTCTACCCCCGCAGTCCGTACGGTGTCGCCAAACTCTACGGCTACTGGATTACGGTCAACTACCGGGAAGCCTACGGCATGTACGCCTGCAACGGCATCCTCTTCAACCACGAGAGCCCCATCCGCGGCGAGACCTTCGTTACGCGCAAGATCACCCGGGCTGCGGTCAACATTTCGCTCGGCCGT
This window harbors:
- a CDS encoding capsule assembly Wzi family protein, whose amino-acid sequence is MHFIRTLLLSPRFLSAFFLAVVFAAPTQAQKDGLLQPGDDIHRFLERMQTAGLLNGAHLSHRPLSAYEARGYLDQVSDADSGNALSSVDRTLLARYRDLDPTWRNDLFGAESSDTLGGRTDWAVQINPLLNMSAGRAFLVSEEDPALPITGNSFRNVWQNSRGARLSGHIGPYLFFEGRLTENQRQPLINRLRDSSAPGLPSVQFKNGDTYDWMDSQGMIGLRTNHFEVRFGRDRNLWGTGTSSTMLSDFPTAYDQVQIRTSVWRLQYTNLFAALAVTGAGTPTGFRPRKYSAMHRLAIRITDRIEVGLFETVVFATDSLGTRDRFDLAYANPIILYRAAERDRGSPDNVLIGLSGSWRPVDNVRLYGEFMLDEFASSFFGEEWWANKWAWMTGVHVTNLPLERLDLRAEVARIRPFMYAHKGDYNAFTHFGDGLGHPAGANAIEFDLRAHYTATARLALSGSARLHRQGMDLPGENMGADPTRSYQTRLRDFGHTFLQGDLAETMDLQGSAHWNVWSDLVLDAGVRVYRTSRESTGSATWLLPEVAVRWGIPLNHRIH
- the gmd gene encoding GDP-mannose 4,6-dehydratase, with product MKKALITGVTGQDGAYLAELLLEKGYEVHGVKRRSSSFNTGRIDHLYQDPHNPDQRFILHYGDLTDSTNIIRIVQEVQPDEIYNLGAQSHVQVSFETPEYTANSDAVGVLRILEAIRILGLQEKTRFYQASTSELFGLVQEVPQKETTPFYPRSPYGVAKLYGYWITVNYREAYGMYACNGILFNHESPIRGETFVTRKITRAAVNISLGRQDCLYLGNLDAKRDWGHAKDYVRGMWLMVQQDTPQDYVLATGETHTVRSFCDSAFAAAGMKITWEGSGVDEVGVDSATGKRVVAVDPRYFRPTEVDLLIGDASKARQELGWVPEYTLQEMIQEMVESDLKNASK